A stretch of Gemmatimonas aurantiaca T-27 DNA encodes these proteins:
- a CDS encoding aminotransferase class V-fold PLP-dependent enzyme: MPDNSGPDHAPLEPKDSLGRRDMLGVLGGAALSHWMGTTPAEHTTPLFVRDVSASPPGMPSQPPVFPRKADFAIEDGATYLNAAYTHPIPRVSVDAARIAAEKRGLMRGAIPAPSGTPTPRALFAQLINAKPTEIAHVSSTSAGENLVVRALELDHRRDGNVVTDGLHFEGALMNLNELRKRGLDVRIARPTADARIDLRDLERLIDRNTKLVEITATAMYNGFQHDLKAVADMAHANGALVYVDIVHAAGAEPLDVHASGIDFAACSSFKWLMGDFGLGFLYAREAIWDRLVRPVASYYQAAAIDQHVPPYMPAGAYEAVTYEFARSAAGFFEMGSLTGSSEVGVALLASSLTYVQALGVANIQAHRAPLIRKLQQEMPRLGYRAMTPLTSTGGIVTFAKQGLMESEVPKRLAAAKINVRLAPHWLRISPSVYNDMADIERLLGALS, from the coding sequence CACGCCGCTCTTTGTGCGAGACGTGAGCGCCTCTCCGCCGGGCATGCCCAGTCAGCCGCCGGTATTTCCGCGCAAAGCCGACTTTGCCATCGAAGATGGCGCCACCTATCTCAACGCGGCATACACCCACCCGATCCCGCGCGTTTCCGTGGATGCGGCACGCATCGCGGCCGAGAAGCGCGGGCTGATGCGCGGAGCGATCCCCGCGCCGAGTGGCACCCCAACGCCACGTGCGTTGTTCGCGCAGCTCATCAACGCCAAACCCACGGAGATCGCGCACGTCTCGAGCACCAGCGCCGGCGAAAATCTCGTGGTGCGCGCTCTCGAACTCGATCATCGCCGCGATGGCAATGTGGTGACGGATGGTCTGCATTTCGAAGGGGCGCTCATGAACCTCAATGAGCTGCGGAAGCGCGGACTCGATGTGCGAATCGCGCGTCCCACGGCGGACGCCCGTATCGACCTGCGTGATCTCGAACGGCTCATCGATCGGAACACGAAGCTGGTGGAGATCACGGCGACTGCCATGTACAACGGCTTTCAGCATGATCTCAAGGCCGTGGCCGATATGGCACACGCCAATGGCGCGCTGGTGTATGTGGACATCGTGCATGCCGCCGGCGCCGAGCCGCTGGATGTGCATGCGAGTGGTATCGACTTCGCGGCGTGTTCGAGCTTCAAGTGGTTGATGGGCGATTTTGGACTCGGCTTCCTGTACGCACGCGAAGCCATCTGGGATCGCCTCGTGCGGCCGGTGGCGAGCTACTACCAGGCCGCGGCCATCGACCAGCATGTGCCCCCCTACATGCCGGCCGGCGCCTACGAAGCGGTCACGTACGAATTCGCGCGCAGTGCGGCGGGTTTCTTCGAGATGGGCTCACTCACCGGCAGCAGTGAAGTGGGCGTGGCCTTGCTTGCGAGCTCGCTCACCTATGTGCAGGCACTGGGTGTGGCCAACATTCAGGCGCATCGTGCGCCGCTCATTCGCAAGCTGCAACAGGAGATGCCGCGCCTCGGCTATCGGGCCATGACACCGTTGACGTCCACCGGTGGCATCGTGACATTCGCGAAACAGGGACTCATGGAAAGCGAAGTGCCCAAGCGTCTGGCCGCGGCCAAGATCAACGTGCGGTTGGCGCCACACTGGTTGCGCATCTCACCATCGGTGTACAATGACATGGCGGACATCGAACGCCTGTTGGGCGCACTCAGTTGA
- a CDS encoding DoxX family protein, whose product MSRVRSLLRLEAVALQPDLALLLLRVWFGLSLCVLHGWGKIGRLSADPVQFADPFGLGMGPSLALAAAAEVVGALMVVIGLATRWAALGVIVTMATAFFFAHGGKLTGEGNGEMPFLFLGAFLAIFLAGPGRFSVDDKLK is encoded by the coding sequence ATGTCGCGTGTGCGTTCCCTGCTCCGTCTCGAAGCGGTTGCCCTGCAGCCCGACCTCGCCCTGTTGCTGTTGCGCGTGTGGTTCGGCCTGTCGCTCTGCGTGCTGCATGGGTGGGGCAAGATCGGCCGCCTGTCGGCTGATCCGGTGCAGTTTGCCGATCCGTTTGGTCTGGGCATGGGGCCTTCATTGGCACTCGCCGCCGCGGCCGAAGTTGTTGGTGCCCTGATGGTGGTGATCGGGCTGGCCACGCGCTGGGCCGCATTGGGTGTGATCGTCACCATGGCTACGGCCTTCTTCTTCGCACACGGTGGCAAGCTGACCGGCGAAGGCAATGGCGAGATGCCGTTCCTGTTCCTCGGGGCATTCCTGGCCATCTTCCTGGCCGGCCCGGGGCGCTTCAGCGTCGACGACAAGCTGAAGTAA
- the sseA gene encoding 3-mercaptopyruvate sulfurtransferase, with amino-acid sequence MTSSISLPTPLVSTAWLADHLDHPALRIVDASWYMAASGRKGGVDFGTAHIPGAVYADIDWLSDEAAPYPHTLPSPETLASKLSALGIGNTHAVVVYDGSGQHFSAPRLWYMLRALGHDAVAVLDGGFVKWRAEGRPVSDAVPTPVPATFVPHVDAARWRDISSMRANVESHAEQVVDARSPGRFSAEEAEPRAGVRGGHIPGAKNAHYASLVGANGEMLSPDVLRARFADAGVNLDAPIVCSCGSGITACAVALGLEVAGAKQVAVYDGSWTEWGSQTDTPVETGSTR; translated from the coding sequence ATGACCTCCTCGATCTCGCTTCCGACACCGCTGGTGAGCACCGCATGGCTCGCCGATCATCTCGATCACCCCGCACTCCGCATTGTGGACGCGAGCTGGTACATGGCCGCTTCGGGTCGCAAAGGCGGTGTGGATTTTGGCACGGCGCACATTCCCGGCGCAGTGTATGCCGATATCGACTGGCTGAGCGACGAGGCGGCGCCGTATCCGCACACATTGCCGTCACCCGAGACGCTGGCCAGCAAGCTGTCGGCATTGGGCATCGGCAATACACACGCAGTTGTGGTCTACGACGGATCGGGACAGCACTTCAGTGCGCCCCGCCTGTGGTACATGCTGCGTGCACTCGGGCATGATGCGGTGGCGGTGCTCGATGGCGGCTTCGTGAAGTGGCGCGCTGAAGGCCGACCGGTCAGTGATGCTGTGCCCACGCCGGTGCCAGCGACCTTTGTGCCGCACGTGGACGCGGCGCGGTGGCGCGACATCTCGAGCATGCGCGCCAACGTGGAATCACACGCCGAGCAGGTCGTGGATGCGCGTTCACCAGGCCGTTTCTCCGCGGAAGAAGCAGAACCGCGTGCCGGTGTGCGAGGCGGACATATCCCAGGCGCAAAGAACGCACACTATGCATCGCTGGTGGGCGCCAATGGTGAGATGCTGTCACCGGATGTGTTGCGCGCACGCTTCGCGGATGCCGGTGTGAATCTCGATGCGCCCATCGTGTGCAGTTGCGGCAGTGGCATTACGGCATGCGCAGTGGCACTGGGACTCGAGGTGGCCGGCGCAAAGCAGGTGGCCGTGTACGACGGCAGTTGGACCGAGTGGGGCAGCCAGACCGATACCCCAGTAGAAACCGGCAGCACGCGATAG
- a CDS encoding PrsW family glutamic-type intramembrane protease → MDPIDTAPEGGHTPSGRPAASAAPGSVTGTHLLVCIAGPDLHKRILVGATPVQLGTSADCAVLSDDPEVVGAFARIRLDGQQVRIDALGTLPLYVDGHAASTVVARARQQVRIGRSLWEVHVTTTPVSVFDFVSRMGDHLSNAAGIEKPGEWNAREMFADVTKAHEDSEIEANFTVGTALTTPQLGEIDSRWPRPWVFVRVCILSLMLYWGFLFAWDRFHNVNLIPGLIMIGSVAMPLSLLLFFFEVNVPRNVSLYQVIRLLLTGGLVSIIVSLFLFDLTAGLSNWLGAASAGIVEETGKVLTLLLVVRDKRFRWTLNGLLLGATVGAGFAIFESAGYALRAALGPGGDVAMRDTILHRGVLTLLGGHVLWTGLTGAALWRVREDKPFDRSMFSDPRFLRVLGVCMVLHMTWNANVALPIVGYYGKFMVLGAATWLLVLGMIQSGLRQVREAQAQEAMRRSGQMEAAVIPISTAMA, encoded by the coding sequence ATGGATCCCATCGATACCGCCCCGGAAGGCGGGCACACGCCCTCCGGCCGCCCCGCCGCGTCCGCGGCACCAGGATCGGTCACCGGCACACACCTGCTCGTGTGTATTGCCGGACCGGACCTGCACAAACGCATCCTCGTCGGCGCCACACCGGTGCAACTCGGCACCTCGGCCGATTGCGCCGTGCTGAGCGATGACCCGGAAGTCGTAGGGGCATTCGCCCGCATCCGGCTCGATGGTCAGCAGGTACGCATCGACGCGCTGGGGACGCTGCCGCTGTATGTGGACGGACATGCGGCATCCACCGTCGTAGCCCGTGCCCGACAGCAGGTGCGTATCGGGCGATCACTCTGGGAAGTGCACGTCACCACGACCCCGGTATCGGTGTTCGACTTCGTGAGTCGCATGGGCGATCACCTGTCGAATGCCGCAGGCATCGAGAAGCCGGGGGAATGGAACGCGCGGGAGATGTTCGCCGATGTCACGAAGGCGCACGAAGACAGTGAGATCGAGGCGAACTTCACGGTCGGCACAGCACTCACCACACCGCAGCTCGGGGAAATCGACAGTCGCTGGCCCCGCCCCTGGGTCTTCGTGCGCGTGTGCATTCTCTCGCTCATGCTGTACTGGGGATTTCTCTTCGCGTGGGATCGTTTCCACAACGTGAATCTCATTCCCGGACTGATCATGATCGGTTCGGTGGCGATGCCCCTCTCGCTGCTGCTGTTCTTCTTCGAAGTGAATGTTCCACGCAACGTTTCGTTGTATCAGGTCATCCGCTTGTTGCTCACCGGTGGCCTCGTTTCGATCATCGTGTCGCTGTTTCTCTTCGACCTGACAGCCGGATTGTCCAACTGGCTGGGCGCAGCGAGCGCGGGCATCGTGGAAGAGACCGGCAAGGTGCTCACACTGTTGCTGGTGGTGCGCGACAAACGGTTTCGCTGGACACTCAACGGCCTGCTGCTGGGCGCCACGGTGGGTGCGGGCTTTGCGATCTTCGAGTCGGCCGGGTACGCGTTGCGCGCGGCGCTGGGACCCGGTGGTGATGTGGCCATGCGCGACACCATTCTGCATCGCGGGGTGCTCACGTTGCTGGGTGGCCATGTGCTGTGGACGGGACTCACCGGCGCGGCACTCTGGCGCGTGCGTGAAGACAAGCCGTTCGATCGGTCGATGTTCTCCGATCCCCGATTTCTGCGCGTGCTCGGCGTCTGCATGGTGTTGCATATGACCTGGAACGCCAACGTCGCCCTGCCGATTGTGGGCTACTATGGCAAGTTCATGGTGCTCGGGGCAGCTACATGGCTGCTGGTGCTGGGCATGATCCAGAGTGGACTCCGACAGGTCCGTGAAGCCCAGGCCCAGGAGGCAATGCGGCGCTCAGGACAGATGGAAGCGGCGGTGATCCCGATCTCGACGGCCATGGCTTGA
- a CDS encoding TonB-dependent receptor domain-containing protein has protein sequence MALRGSFTGRAESKLQPTGEVGATTAISTRGPSPVGSNVHSLGGRLTWLPSSRHEVALDVDIARQSYDNDQAQLGTLDRPDLTPPTFNGYASSMHFNRDQYALSHNWRLGRGRLESSLMHNFTGTIGRTLPSGTPGGPPGSGAPNKPAGAPRTLESTSNVFDTRYVSVLGSHLLTVGGQFWAAKMVDGVALDPFEQTQWSVFAEDQWSLPGNVALTLGVRRDEHDAFGQHTSPRAYAVWRALPKLSIKTGVSAGYKTPRLEQLVDGIIGFTAQGRTATIGSPGLRPETSVSSEFGLYYQGGNGFDASVSAFNNEFRDKITSGTPVANCTFAGAPNLPGCVNYGSFPTQESFGQSINVDKAVTRGIETNVRAPLIAGWAITTNYTHTSSEQLSGPNNGFPLGNTPKHMVNGRVFGAIGSRLDGWVSGEYRSARTRRMSAGANPAADALGDFRAYSLFHLGGSVRVMRQLSLRASVNNLLNTDFLEYAAYRSGTQTLYTNLYNNHQEGRRLWLSTTIEF, from the coding sequence ATGGCCTTGCGCGGCAGCTTCACGGGCCGCGCCGAATCCAAGCTCCAGCCCACCGGAGAAGTGGGAGCCACCACGGCCATCAGCACGCGCGGTCCGAGCCCAGTCGGCTCCAATGTGCATTCGCTGGGTGGTCGCCTGACCTGGCTGCCGTCGTCCCGCCATGAAGTGGCGCTGGACGTGGACATAGCCCGTCAGAGCTACGACAACGACCAGGCGCAGCTTGGCACGCTCGATCGCCCCGACCTCACGCCGCCCACGTTCAATGGCTACGCGTCGTCGATGCATTTCAATCGTGATCAGTATGCACTCTCGCACAACTGGCGCCTCGGACGCGGCCGGCTCGAGTCGAGCCTGATGCACAACTTCACCGGCACCATCGGTCGCACGTTGCCCAGTGGGACGCCGGGTGGTCCGCCGGGCAGCGGCGCGCCCAACAAGCCGGCCGGTGCGCCACGCACGCTCGAGTCCACGAGCAATGTGTTCGACACGCGCTATGTGTCGGTGCTGGGCAGCCACCTGCTCACCGTGGGCGGACAGTTCTGGGCCGCGAAGATGGTGGACGGTGTGGCGCTCGATCCGTTCGAACAGACGCAGTGGTCGGTGTTTGCCGAAGACCAGTGGTCGCTGCCGGGCAACGTCGCACTCACGCTCGGTGTGCGTCGCGATGAACACGACGCGTTCGGTCAGCACACCTCACCGCGTGCCTACGCCGTGTGGCGGGCGTTGCCCAAGCTGAGCATCAAGACAGGTGTCAGCGCAGGCTACAAGACGCCGCGTCTCGAGCAGCTCGTGGACGGTATCATCGGCTTCACTGCACAGGGACGTACCGCCACGATCGGCTCACCGGGACTGCGTCCCGAGACGAGCGTGAGCAGTGAGTTCGGGCTGTACTACCAGGGCGGGAACGGCTTCGACGCCAGTGTGTCGGCGTTCAACAATGAATTCCGCGACAAGATCACCTCGGGCACACCGGTGGCGAACTGCACCTTCGCCGGCGCGCCGAACCTGCCGGGCTGCGTGAACTACGGCAGCTTCCCCACGCAGGAATCGTTCGGCCAGAGCATCAACGTCGACAAGGCCGTCACGCGGGGTATCGAGACGAATGTGCGTGCCCCCCTGATCGCGGGTTGGGCGATCACCACGAACTACACGCATACGAGCAGCGAGCAGCTCAGCGGTCCGAACAACGGCTTCCCCCTCGGCAACACGCCCAAGCACATGGTGAACGGTCGTGTGTTCGGGGCGATCGGCAGCCGGCTCGACGGCTGGGTGAGCGGTGAGTATCGCAGCGCCCGCACGCGTCGCATGTCGGCTGGTGCCAACCCCGCCGCCGATGCCCTCGGCGACTTCCGCGCCTACAGCCTGTTCCATCTGGGCGGATCGGTGCGCGTGATGCGTCAATTGTCCCTGCGTGCGTCGGTGAACAACCTGCTCAATACCGACTTCCTCGAATACGCGGCGTACCGGAGTGGCACGCAGACGTTGTACACCAACCTGTACAACAACCATCAGGAAGGTCGTCGTCTGTGGCTGTCCACCACGATCGAGTTCTGA
- a CDS encoding tetratricopeptide repeat protein has protein sequence MVDLGSLRGGRAWRCIRRLPAVSPLLSLLWLLSLPTTGRAQPAGSAPAGTAAAAPLSTQPAKPRSAKADSVFRLGERIERDQPVPAMRYYHEAVALARKSDDSVTLANAHYRIGITFWARNFYDSALVYLDSALVVRRRLDDPTELARVYNGLGASYYQLGIYEPALEAFVQALRMRRVSRDSMGLARTLTNIGKVYHDWGQLERARVTLQEATRVAEGVPAGAAALGYALNSLAMLEIDRGNLVDARRLIDQSIGAYELPMGRTSRADSVESWEFNAVSTGALLLREGRAAEANTILDSVLASAVDRRSDRARARALLYLGEASVLLGNAAKARAQFTESLALSRIVGQRIIALAALDHLSELEYSSGNARAAVGYLRAYRVLRDTIFDQDAALRIAAREARSETDAALRANVQLQARGEEQQVVISRQRSTVIMGSIILALVSALLLLLVYHQRRERARVAALAAANAELASLNEELRTALAEVRTLSGLIPICANCKKVRDDRGYWEAVETFVSERSNATFSHSICQTCGPQLYGDLWPGSPQS, from the coding sequence ATGGTAGATCTCGGATCTCTCCGGGGTGGACGCGCATGGCGCTGCATTCGCCGGCTGCCGGCCGTCTCCCCGCTGTTGTCGTTGCTCTGGCTGCTGTCCCTGCCGACGACGGGTCGGGCGCAGCCCGCGGGGTCCGCTCCGGCGGGAACCGCGGCGGCTGCCCCCTTGAGCACCCAACCGGCCAAGCCGCGATCCGCCAAGGCCGATTCGGTGTTCCGGCTGGGTGAGCGGATCGAACGCGACCAGCCCGTACCGGCTATGCGGTACTATCACGAGGCCGTCGCGCTCGCGCGCAAGAGCGACGATTCCGTGACACTCGCCAACGCACACTACCGGATCGGCATCACCTTCTGGGCGCGCAACTTCTACGACAGCGCACTGGTCTACCTCGATTCGGCGCTCGTCGTACGCCGTCGCCTCGACGACCCCACCGAACTCGCCCGCGTGTACAACGGCCTCGGCGCGTCGTACTACCAACTCGGCATTTACGAGCCGGCCCTCGAAGCCTTTGTGCAGGCGCTGCGCATGCGCCGTGTCTCCCGCGACAGCATGGGCCTCGCCCGCACGCTCACCAATATCGGCAAGGTCTATCACGACTGGGGGCAACTGGAGCGCGCGCGGGTGACGCTGCAGGAAGCCACCCGGGTGGCTGAAGGTGTCCCGGCAGGAGCGGCCGCGCTGGGCTACGCGCTCAACAGCCTCGCCATGCTGGAAATCGACCGCGGCAACCTGGTCGACGCCCGACGACTCATCGATCAGTCCATCGGGGCGTACGAGCTGCCCATGGGACGCACCTCGCGCGCCGATTCCGTGGAAAGCTGGGAGTTCAACGCCGTCAGCACCGGCGCCTTGTTGTTGCGCGAAGGGCGCGCGGCGGAGGCCAACACCATCCTCGATTCCGTGCTGGCTTCGGCCGTGGATCGCCGCAGTGACCGCGCCCGCGCCCGCGCGCTGCTGTACCTGGGCGAAGCCAGTGTGCTTCTGGGCAATGCCGCCAAGGCGCGCGCCCAGTTCACCGAATCACTCGCCCTCTCGCGTATCGTGGGCCAACGCATCATCGCCCTCGCCGCGCTCGACCATCTCTCGGAGCTCGAATACAGTTCCGGCAACGCACGTGCAGCCGTGGGATACCTGCGCGCCTATCGTGTACTGCGCGACACCATCTTCGATCAGGACGCCGCGCTGCGCATCGCAGCCCGTGAAGCCCGTTCGGAGACGGACGCCGCCCTGCGGGCCAATGTGCAATTGCAGGCGCGTGGCGAGGAACAGCAGGTGGTGATCTCGCGCCAGCGCAGCACCGTCATCATGGGCAGCATCATTCTCGCGCTCGTATCGGCACTGCTGCTCCTGCTGGTGTACCACCAGAGACGCGAACGGGCCCGCGTGGCCGCCTTGGCCGCCGCCAATGCCGAACTCGCGTCACTCAACGAAGAGTTGCGCACGGCGCTCGCCGAAGTGCGCACGTTGTCCGGCCTCATCCCGATCTGCGCCAACTGCAAGAAGGTGCGCGACGACCGAGGCTACTGGGAAGCGGTGGAAACGTTTGTCTCGGAACGCTCCAACGCGACATTCAGTCACAGCATTTGTCAGACGTGCGGACCGCAACTCTATGGCGACCTCTGGCCTGGGTCGCCACAGAGCTGA
- the argG gene encoding argininosuccinate synthase, whose protein sequence is MANILQRLPIGEKVGIAFSGGLDTSAALHWMRAKGAVPYAYTANLGQPDESDYEEIPRKAMAYGAEKARLVECRSQLVAEGLAALQCGAFHVSTAGQTYFNTTPLGRAVTGTMLVAAMREDDVNIWGDGSTFKGNDIERFYRYGLLTNPNLRVYKPWLDQQFIDELGGRTEMAEYLIASGFEYKMSVEKAYSTDSNILGATHEAKDLEFLNKGMHIVHPIMGVAFWRDEVKIEKETVTIRFEEGYPVSINGREFGSALELFTEANVIGGRHGLGMSDQIENRIIEAKSRGIYEAPGLALLFIAYERLVTGIHNEDTIEQYRINGKKLGRLLYQGRWLDPQSLMLRESAQRWVAKAVTGEVTVELRRGNDYSIMDTSSANLTYKPERLTMEKGQEYFSPLDRIGQLTMRNLDIIDTRDKLSIYVSAGLLRGSSTTGVPQLPSGSDE, encoded by the coding sequence GTGGCCAACATCCTCCAGCGTCTTCCCATCGGTGAAAAGGTCGGCATCGCCTTCTCCGGTGGTCTCGATACCAGCGCCGCGCTCCACTGGATGCGCGCCAAGGGCGCCGTCCCGTACGCCTACACCGCCAACCTCGGCCAGCCGGATGAGTCCGACTACGAGGAGATCCCGCGCAAGGCCATGGCCTACGGTGCGGAAAAGGCGCGGCTCGTTGAATGCCGGTCGCAGTTGGTCGCCGAGGGGCTGGCGGCGCTGCAGTGTGGTGCCTTCCACGTGAGCACGGCCGGGCAGACCTATTTCAACACCACGCCGCTCGGCCGCGCGGTCACGGGCACGATGCTGGTGGCCGCGATGCGGGAAGACGACGTCAACATCTGGGGCGACGGCAGCACGTTCAAGGGCAATGATATCGAGCGGTTCTACCGCTACGGTCTGCTCACCAATCCGAACCTGCGTGTGTACAAGCCGTGGCTGGACCAGCAGTTCATCGACGAACTGGGCGGCCGTACGGAGATGGCGGAGTACCTCATCGCCAGCGGGTTCGAATACAAGATGTCCGTGGAAAAGGCGTACTCCACCGACTCCAACATCCTCGGTGCGACGCACGAGGCGAAGGACCTCGAATTCCTGAACAAGGGCATGCACATCGTGCACCCGATCATGGGTGTGGCGTTCTGGCGTGACGAGGTGAAGATCGAGAAGGAGACGGTGACCATCCGCTTCGAGGAAGGGTACCCGGTCTCGATCAACGGGCGGGAATTTGGCAGTGCGCTCGAGCTGTTCACCGAGGCGAACGTGATCGGTGGTCGCCACGGACTCGGTATGTCCGACCAGATCGAGAACCGCATCATCGAGGCGAAGAGCCGCGGCATCTACGAGGCCCCGGGCCTTGCGCTGCTGTTCATCGCTTACGAGCGCCTGGTGACGGGCATTCACAACGAAGACACGATCGAGCAGTACCGCATCAACGGCAAGAAGCTTGGCCGTCTGTTGTATCAGGGCCGCTGGCTCGACCCGCAGTCGCTCATGCTGCGGGAAAGTGCTCAGCGTTGGGTGGCCAAGGCCGTCACCGGCGAAGTGACCGTCGAACTGCGCCGCGGCAACGACTACTCCATCATGGACACGTCGAGCGCGAACCTCACGTACAAGCCTGAGCGCCTCACGATGGAAAAGGGACAGGAGTACTTCTCCCCGCTCGATCGCATCGGCCAGCTCACGATGCGCAACCTCGACATCATCGACACGCGCGACAAGCTCTCCATCTACGTGTCGGCTGGCCTGCTGCGTGGCAGCAGCACCACCGGCGTCCCGCAGCTCCCAAGCGGCAGCGACGAGTAG
- a CDS encoding IS3-like element ISGau1 family transposase (programmed frameshift): MERSRRQFSPELKQRIVEELEAGHLSVREAARTVQTSAAMVHHWLEEFGRYRPKRDVVEVVMKSEQERIAALEKALAEAHLTLQVYDELITQANRVYKTDPKKKLWYNTARACCDERALPVRAVCARLGRTRDAYYKRAARVGGGERGASKAVVLAQVAVVRAAQPRVGTRKLHTHLAAAGVAVGRDRLFTWLRAAAALVPRKRRRTFTTYSKHGYVVAPNRLKDAEITGPRQAVVSDSTYLRLAPDRFAYLFLVTDVYARRIVGWHLSQDLSHHSALQALHHAIQTIGAADGVLHHSDRGSQYCCHAYRRALAAARLLPSMTDANHCYQNAIAERVNGILKDEFDLDAIFPSLPAAQRAVADAIHRYNTVRLHGSLQLQTPAHVFTHAA; the protein is encoded by the exons ATGGAACGCAGCCGTCGCCAGTTTAGTCCCGAGTTGAAGCAACGGATTGTCGAAGAGCTCGAAGCCGGGCACCTGTCGGTGCGGGAAGCGGCCCGGACCGTGCAGACCAGCGCGGCGATGGTGCATCACTGGCTGGAGGAGTTCGGGCGGTATCGACCGAAACGGGATGTCGTGGAGGTGGTGATGAAGAGTGAACAGGAGCGCATTGCCGCGCTCGAGAAGGCGTTGGCCGAGGCGCATCTGACCCTCCAGGTCTACGACGAGCTCATCACCCAAGCGAACCGCGTGTACAAGACCGATC CTAAAAAAAAGCTTTGGTACAACACCGCGCGGGCCTGTTGCGACGAGCGGGCCCTCCCCGTCCGGGCCGTCTGCGCGCGCCTCGGACGCACCCGCGACGCGTACTACAAACGTGCGGCCCGCGTCGGGGGCGGGGAGCGCGGGGCGTCGAAAGCGGTAGTGCTCGCGCAGGTGGCCGTGGTGCGCGCGGCACAGCCCCGCGTCGGGACGCGGAAACTGCACACCCATTTGGCCGCCGCCGGCGTGGCCGTCGGTCGTGATCGGCTCTTCACGTGGCTGCGGGCGGCGGCGGCGCTCGTGCCGCGCAAGCGGCGGCGGACGTTTACCACGTATTCGAAGCACGGGTATGTCGTGGCGCCGAATCGCTTGAAGGACGCGGAGATCACGGGACCGCGTCAGGCGGTCGTGAGCGACAGTACGTATCTGCGCCTCGCGCCCGATCGCTTCGCGTATTTGTTTCTCGTCACCGACGTGTATGCCCGCCGCATCGTCGGCTGGCATCTGAGCCAGGATCTCTCGCACCACAGTGCGCTGCAGGCGCTCCACCACGCGATCCAGACGATCGGCGCGGCCGATGGCGTGCTGCATCATTCGGACCGCGGGAGTCAGTACTGCTGTCACGCGTATCGCCGGGCTCTCGCCGCCGCGCGCTTGCTACCCAGCATGACCGATGCGAATCACTGCTATCAGAACGCCATCGCCGAACGCGTCAATGGGATCTTGAAAGACGAATTTGATCTCGACGCGATCTTCCCGTCTCTCCCAGCGGCTCAGCGGGCCGTCGCCGACGCCATTCACCGCTACAACACCGTCCGCCTCCACGGGAGTCTCCAGCTGCAGACCCCCGCACACGTATTCACGCACGCAGCCTGA
- a CDS encoding GxxExxY protein, whose translation MTQGLYADLTYEVIGAFYDTYNALGWGFAEQVYANAIPLYLADRGIAFQREVPLQVRLRDQLLGEFRADLIVEDKVIVELKSCERIVAAHEAQLINYLRATTYQLGLLFNFGPKPERRRLIWTPAYKALKDGDASRIDRVWR comes from the coding sequence ATGACCCAAGGCCTGTACGCCGATCTCACATACGAAGTGATCGGGGCGTTCTATGACACATACAACGCACTCGGTTGGGGATTCGCCGAGCAGGTGTATGCCAATGCGATACCGCTCTATCTTGCCGATCGTGGCATCGCGTTTCAGCGGGAGGTACCGCTGCAGGTGCGCCTGCGTGATCAACTGCTCGGGGAATTTCGCGCTGACCTGATTGTCGAGGACAAGGTGATCGTCGAGCTCAAATCCTGCGAACGCATTGTCGCGGCACATGAAGCGCAATTGATCAACTATCTCCGGGCCACCACCTACCAACTCGGCCTGCTGTTCAACTTCGGCCCCAAGCCGGAGCGGCGTCGGCTCATCTGGACGCCTGCATACAAAGCACTCAAAGACGGCGACGCATCACGCATCGACCGAGTGTGGCGGTAG